A genomic stretch from Saccharomyces paradoxus chromosome XVI, complete sequence includes:
- the YDC1 gene encoding alkaline dihydroceramidase (Alkaline dihydroceramidase, involved in sphingolipid metabolism~similar to YPL087W): MLFSWPYPEAPIEGYWGKPTSLIDWCEENYVVSPYIAEWSNTITNSIFLMTAFYSTYSAWRNKLETRYILIGMGFSLVGIGSWLFHMTLQYRYQLLDELPMLYATIIPSWGIFAETQEILIKDEKKRKESSFRIQMVISFIMCGIVTLLTWIYVVVQKPAIFQVLYGILTLLVVVLSGWLTYYHVHDSFAKKNLFITMVMGMVPFVIGFICWQLDIHLCSFWIYIRRTYLALPLGVLLELHAWWHLLTGTGVYIFVVYLQYLRILTHGNPDDFLFIWRWRFFPELVRKGLPIGTSYSMEYLGPIVNAQADDGSKKNN, from the coding sequence atgCTATTCAGCTGGCCTTATCCAGAGGCCCCGATTGAAGGTTATTGGGGCAAGCCTACCTCTCTGATTGATTGGTGCGAGGAAAATTATGTTGTGTCTCCCTATATTGCAGAATGGTCAAATACTATAACTAacagtatatttttaatgaCCGCCTTCTATTCTACATATAGCGCTTGGCGTAACAAATTGGAAACAAGATATATATTGATAGGAATGGGGTTCTCACTGGTTGGTATTGGTTCGTGGTTATTTCATATGACTTTACAGTATCGTTATCAATTGTTGGACGAATTGCCAATGCTTTATGCAACTATCATCCCATCGTGGGGTATTTTTGCAGAAActcaagaaattttgattaaggatgaaaagaaaaggaaggaGAGTTCATTTAGAATTCAAATggtaatttcttttatcatGTGTGGTATAGTCACTCTTTTAACCTGGATTTACGTTGTTGTCCAAAAACCAGCAATTTTCCAGGTCCTTTATGGTATTTTGACCCTTCTAGTGGTGGTTCTTTCTGGCTGGTTAACCTATTATCACGTTCATGACTCATTcgcaaagaaaaatctttttatCACAATGGTTATGGGCATGGTGCCTTTTGTCATTGGGTTCATTTGTTGGCAATTAGACATTCACTTGTGTTCTTTCTGGATCTATATCCGGAGAACATATTTGGCCTTGCCATTAGGTGTTTTGTTGGAACTGCATGCTTGGTGGCACCTTTTGACCGGTACTGGTGTCTATATCTTCGTCGTGTATTTGCAATATTTAAGAATATTAACCCATGGAAACCCGGATGACTTTTTATTCATATGGAGATGGAGATTTTTCCCTGAGTTGGTGAGAAAGGGTTTACCGATTGGTACCTCTTATTCAATGGAGTATCTGGGGCCAATTGTAAATGCGCAAGCAGATGATGgatcaaaaaagaataactAA
- the RLM1 gene encoding Rlm1p (MADS-box transcription factor~similar to YPL089C), which produces MGRRKIEIQRISDDRNRAVTFIKRKAGLFKKAHELSVLCQVDIAVIILGSNNTFYEFSSVDTNDLIYHYQNDKNLLHEVKDPSDYGDFHKNASVNINQELLRSSITNKPSKSSVAGMNHTENDDDENNEEEEDGHVNFGRDPNTRLNTKASDRNPSNTQLKLLSPTALISKMDGSDHNKRHPENALPPLQRLKRLKPDPLQINRNSQQQQHIPRPYHSNMYNLNQPSSSSSSPSTMDFPKLPSFQNSSFTARPPPISISPNKFSKPFTNATSRTPKQEQKINGNSSNTNDNSTYTQSPPNSLEDSIQQTVKARRKLSARPVLRVRIPNNNFSSNSAIPSEPSSASSTSANSNTMGSSQIMKENKASRSSKISPLSASASGPLTLQKGNNGRVVIKLPNANGPNGSSNNNGNNNNNPNHPYPFVSGSSPLFSATQPYIATPLQPSNIPGGPFQQNASSFLAQRQTQQYQQMSFKKQSQTVPLSTTLTGRPPSTFSGPETNNGPPTGSLPSKFVHDLMSNSPNVSSISMFPDWSMGPNSAKPGNTNSSGTFPPVQPGVHNSNDGNSSNNSNDNNNDNSNGKNNGNSNNSYYSNNEDAPVNGAAIPEHTSGDTNNQSNSSTYDAAAAAYNGNTGLTPYINTAQTPLGTKFFNFSTDISGEKNSSKI; this is translated from the coding sequence ATGGGTAGACGGAAGattgaaattcaaaggaTCTCTGATGACAGAAACAGGGCTGTCACATTCATAAAGCGTAAAGCTGgtcttttcaaaaaggcCCATGAACTGTCTGTTCTTTGTCAAGTTGACATAGCGGTCATTATACTGGGGTCTAATAACACGTTCTATGAGTTTTCCTCTGTGGATACGAATGACTTAATCTACCATTACCAAAATGACAAAAACTTGCTTCATGAGGTGAAAGACCCATCCGATTATGGAGACTTCCACAAGAATGCGTCCGTGAACATAAACCAAGAACTGCTCAGGTCGTCTATAACAAATAAACCCTCGAAATCAAGTGTTGCCGGAATGAACCATacagaaaatgatgatgatgagaaCAATGAGGAGGAAGAGGATGGTCATGTCAATTTTGGAAGGGATCCTAATACGCGTTTGAACACTAAGGCTTCTGATAGAAATCCCTCGAATACGCAGTTGAAGTTGTTATCTCCAACCGCACttatatcaaaaatggaTGGTAGCGACCATAATAAACGTCATCCTGAGAATGCGCTACCACCTTTACAGCGTTTGAAAAGGCTAAAACCAGATCCTTTACAAATAAATAGAAATTcgcaacaacaacaacataTACCGAGACCATACCATAGCAACATGTACAATCTCAATCAGCCATCATCCAGTTCATCTTCCCCCTCCACGATGGATTTCCCAAAATTGCcaagttttcaaaactcCTCCTTTACTGCTCGCCCTCCACCCATTTCCATTTCACCAAATAAGTTCAGTAAACCGTTTACAAATGCAACCTCCAGGACCCCTAAACAGGAGCAGAAGATTAACGGTAATAGTAGTAATACTAATGACAACAGTACTTACACTCAGTCACCGCCTAATTCTTTAGAAGACTCCATTCAGCAAACCGTTAAAGCCAGAAGGAAATTATCCGCCAGACCAGTGCTTCGTGTGAGAATTCCGAATAACAATTTCAGCAGTAATTCTGCTATTCCAAGTGAACCCTCCTCTGCTTCCTCTACATCGGCGAACAGCAATACCATGGGATCTTCACAAATcatgaaagaaaacaaggCAAGTCGATCTAGTAAAATTTCCCCACTGTCGGCATCAGCCTCAGGTCCTCTAACCCTTCAAAAGGGTAATAATGGTAGAGTGGTAATAAAATTACCAAATGCAAATGGGCCTAACGGTTCTAGCAATAACAATggcaataacaataacaaccCCAATCACCCTTATCCTTTCGTGAGTGGGTCTTCACCTCTTTTTTCTGCAACACAGCCATATATTGCCACCCCCTTGCAGCCATCAAATATTCCTGGCGGACCTTTCCAACAAAATGCATCCTCATTTCTGGCTCAAAGACAAACCCAACAGTACCAACAAATGTCCTTCAAAAAACAGAGCCAAACCGTACCATTGAGTACAACGTTGACGGGGCGCCCTCCTTCAACTTTTTCCGGCCCTGAAACTAACAATGGCCCTCCAACGGGTTCACTGCCATCGAAGTTCGTACATGATTTAATGAGTAATTCTCCAAATGTTTCTTCGATATCGATGTTCCCAGATTGGTCAATGGGACCCAACAGTGCCAAGCCCGGAAATACAAACAGTTCCGGTACTTTTCCTCCCGTACAGCCAGGTGTACACAACAGCAACGACggcaacagcagcaacaacagcaacgACAACAATAACGACAACAGCAACGGCAAAAACAATGGCAATAGCAATAACAGTTACTACAGCAATAACGAAGATGCACCTGTAAATGGGGCTGCTATTCCAGAACATACTAGTGGCGACACGAATAATCAGTCCAACTCGAGCACGTATGATGCTGCAGCCGCAGCATATAACGGGAATACCGGGTTGACTccatatataaatactgCTCAAACACCATTAGGTacaaaattcttcaatttttcaactgaTATCTCGGgagagaaaaattcaagCAAAATTTAA
- a CDS encoding aldo-keto reductase superfamily protein (aryl alcohol dehydrogenase~similar to YPL088W): MVLAKQVRLGNSGLKISPIVIGCMSYGSKKWAEWVMEDKAQVFKILKHCYDNGLRTFDTADFYSNGLSERIIKEFLEHYNIKRETVVIMTKIFLPVDETLELHHNFTLNEFEELELSNQWGLSRKHIIAGVENSVERLGTYIDLLQIHRLDHETPMKEIMKAMNDVVEAGHVRYIGASSMLATEFAELQFIADKYGWFQFISSQSYYNLLNREDERELIPFAKRHNIGLLPWSPNARGILTRPLNQSTDRIKSDPTFKSLQLDTLDEGQREIVNRVERLSKDKNVSMAMISIAWTLHKGCHPIVGLTSTSRVDEAIAALQVTLTEEEIKFLEDPYKPQRLRY, translated from the coding sequence atggtTTTAGCTAAGCAGGTAAGACTGGGAAACTCAGGCCTCAAGATATCACCAATAGTGATAGGATGTATGTCATACGGTTCTAAGAAATGGGCAGAGTGGGTCATGGAGGACAAGGCCCAGGTTTTCAAGATCTTGAAGCATTGTTACGATAACGGTCTACGTACCTTTGATACGGCTGACTTTTATTCCAATGGTTTGAGTGAAAGGATAATTAAGGAATTTCTGGAGCACTACAATATCAAGAGGGAAACAGTGGTAATCATgaccaaaattttcttacCTGTTGATGAGACCCTTGAGTTGCATCATAACTTTACTCTaaatgaatttgaagaattggaaCTGTCCAACCAATGGGGTTTATCCAGAAAGCATATAATTGCTGGTGTTGAAAACTCTGTGGAAAGATTAGGTACATATATAGATCTTTTACAAATCCACAGATTAGATCATGAAACGCCTATGAAAGAGATCATGAAGGCGATGAATGATGTTGTTGAAGCGGGCCATGTCAGATACATTGGGGCCTCGAGTATGTTGGCAACTGAATTTGCAGAACTGCAGTTCATAGCCGACAAATACGGCTGGTTCCAGTTCATTTCCTCGCAGTCTTACTACAACTTGCTTAATCGTGAAGATGAACGCGAATTGATTCCTTTTGCCAAAAGGCACAATATCGGTTTACTTCCATGGTCTCCTAACGCACGAGGCATACTGACTCGTCCTTTGAATCAAAGCACGGACAGGATTAAGAGTGATCCAACTTTCAAGTCGTTACAATTGGACACCCTCGATGAAGGACAGAGGGAGATTGTTAATCGTGTAGAAAGGTTGTCGAAGGATAAAAATGTCTCCATGGCCATGATCTCCATCGCATGGACTCTACATAAGGGTTGCCACCCCATTGTAGGATTGACCTCTACATCAAGAGTAGACGAAGCGATTGCCGCACTACAAGTCACTCTAACAGAAGAGGAGATAAAGTTCCTCGAAGACCCCTACAAACCTCAGAGGCTAAGATATTAA